From a single Salmo salar chromosome ssa22, Ssal_v3.1, whole genome shotgun sequence genomic region:
- the LOC106582955 gene encoding voltage-gated potassium channel subunit beta-2 isoform X3, which yields MYPESTTDSPARLSRQTGSPGMIYKNLGKSGLRVSCLGLGTWVTFGGQITDEMAEQLVCLAYENGINLFDTAEVYAAGKAEVVLGNVIKKKGWRRSSLVITTKIFWGGKAETERGLSRKHIIEGLKASLERLQLEYVDVVFANRPDPNTPMEETVRAMTHVINQGMAMYWGTSRWSPMEIMEAYSVARQFNQIPPICEQAEYHMFQREKVEVQLPELFHKIGVGAMTWSPLACGIISGKYDSGVPPYSRASLKGYQWLKDKILSEEGRRQQAKLKELQAIAERLGCTLPQLAIAWCLRNEGVSSVLLGASNTDQLMENIAAIQVLPKLSSSITHEVDSILGNKPYSKKDYRS from the exons AAACCTTGGGAAGTCTGGCCTGAGGGTGTCCTGCCTTGGACTAG GAACATGGGTGACGTTTGGTGGACAGATAACAGACGAG ATGGCCGAGCAGCTTGTGTGCCTGGCCTACGAGAACGGCATCAATCTGTTTGACACAGCAGAGGTCTACGCTGCAGGGAA ggCTGAGGTGGTGCTGGGGAACGTCATAAAGAAGAAAGGATGGAG ACGTTCCAGTTTGGTGATCACAACCAAGATCTTCTGGGGCGGAAA AGCAGAGACTGAGAGAGGTTTATCCCGAAAACACATTATAGAAG GTTTAAAGGCCTCACTGGAGAGACTGCAGCTAGAGTATGTGGACGTGGTGTTTGCAAACAGACCGGACCCCAACACTCCCATGGAAG AGACGGTGCGGGCGATGACCCATGTGATCAACCAGGGCATGGCCATGTACTGGGGCACGTCCCGCTGGAGCCCCATGGAGATCATG GAGGCGTACTCTGTGGCGCGGCAGTTCAACCAGATCCCTCCTATCTGTGAGCAGGCTGAGTACCACATGTTCCAGAGGGAGAAGGTAGAGGTGCAGCTGCCAGAGCTCTTCCATAAGATAG GTGTGGGGGCGATGACATGGTCACCGCTGGCCTGTGGGATCATCTCAGGGAAATACGACAGCGGGGTACCACCTTACTCCCGCGCTTCTCTTAAG GGCTACCAGTGGTTGAAGGACAAGATCTTGAGCGAGGAGGGCCGGCGTCAGCAGGCGAAGTTGAAAGAGCTGCAGGCAATCGCGGAGCGGCTGGGCTGCACTCTGCCCCAGCTCGCCATCG CGTGGTGCCTACGGAACGAGGGGGTGAGCTCTGTACTCTTGGGGGCGTCCAACACCGACCAGCTGATGGAGAATATAGCAGCAATACAG GTTCTTCCCAAACTATCCTCCTCAATCACACACGAGGTAGATAGCATCCTGGGGAACAAGCCGTACAGTAAAAAGGACTACCGTTCCTAA